Proteins encoded by one window of Clostridium cagae:
- a CDS encoding nitrilase-related carbon-nitrogen hydrolase gives MIIGIGQIDVLWEDYFANMKKIKILVEEASIKDVELILFPEMALTGVTLDIEKLILERDEIVSWCRELAIKNNINIGLGYGKKIDNKGLNNYIIISNLGEVLCDYSKIHLFTYGGEPKAYYNGMNVFDYQIGGFTMSSFICYDLRFPEIFQLAARKAQVITIAANWPESKIDEWISFLKVRALETQSYIIGINRLGEGDGIKYNGQSAIVSPWGDILNDLSDKEELVIQEIKLEQVFRSRAKFNVKDDRREDLYKKYYS, from the coding sequence ATGATTATAGGAATTGGACAAATTGATGTACTTTGGGAAGACTACTTTGCAAATATGAAAAAAATTAAAATCTTAGTTGAAGAGGCATCAATTAAGGATGTGGAATTAATACTTTTTCCTGAAATGGCATTAACAGGAGTAACATTAGATATTGAAAAACTAATTTTAGAAAGAGATGAAATAGTATCGTGGTGTCGTGAATTAGCAATAAAAAATAATATAAACATAGGATTAGGATATGGCAAGAAAATTGATAATAAGGGATTGAATAATTATATTATAATATCTAATTTAGGAGAAGTATTGTGTGATTATAGCAAAATACATTTATTTACATATGGTGGAGAACCTAAGGCATATTATAATGGTATGAATGTTTTTGATTACCAAATAGGGGGATTTACAATGTCTTCGTTTATTTGCTATGACTTAAGATTTCCAGAGATTTTTCAACTAGCAGCAAGAAAAGCACAAGTTATAACAATTGCAGCTAACTGGCCTGAATCTAAAATTGATGAATGGATAAGTTTTCTGAAGGTAAGAGCTTTGGAAACTCAAAGTTATATAATAGGAATAAATAGATTAGGAGAAGGTGATGGAATAAAATATAATGGCCAATCGGCTATTGTTAGTCCATGGGGAGATATATTAAATGATTTAAGTGATAAAGAAGAACTTGTAATACAAGAAATTAAATTAGAGCAAGTATTTAGATCAAGAGCAAAATTTAATGTTAAAGATGATAGGAGGGAAGATTTATATAAAAAATATTATAGCTGA
- a CDS encoding heavy-metal-associated domain-containing protein — protein sequence MKKTIIIEGMSCNHCVGHVKEALENLANVTSVEVSLQEKYATIETSENDDVLKEAIEDAGYDVIEIR from the coding sequence ATGAAAAAGACAATTATAATTGAAGGAATGAGTTGTAACCATTGTGTAGGTCATGTAAAAGAGGCATTAGAAAATTTAGCTAATGTTACATCTGTAGAAGTAAGTTTACAAGAAAAGTATGCTACTATAGAAACAAGTGAAAATGATGATGTTTTAAAAGAAGCAATAGAAGATGCAGGATATGATGTTATAGAAATAAGATAA
- a CDS encoding heavy metal translocating P-type ATPase has protein sequence MQKKAFKIEGMTCSACANRVERVVGKLDGVEKSNVNFATETLSVEFDENKLQDKDIEEKVVKAGYSVKKNIKIYNLKVEGMTCSACANRVERVTKKLQGVQESNVNFATEKLTIVVDEDVAGYSDIKTAVEKAGYKLEKEDKAKEDKKESNPAKELLNRFIISVILTVPLLIISMGHMVGMHLPSIIDPMINPLNFALIQIALTLPVMLVGYKFYKVGIKNLFKLSPNMDSLISIGTLAAFLYGIFAIVKINQGNSEYAMHLYFESAAVILTLITLGKYLEAVSKGKTSQAIKALMGLAPKNATVIRNGGESIIPIEEVVAGDIVLVKPGEKLPVDGEVIEGSTSIDESMLTGESIPVEKEIGSTVIGASINKTGFIKYKATKVGKDTALAQIVKLVEEAQGSKAPIAKLADVISAYFVPIVIGLAVIAAVAWLIAGESMIFALTIFISVLVIACPCALGLATPTAIMVGTGKGAENGVLIKGGEALETTYKLNTIVFDKTGTITEGKPKVTDILVNNITENEILSLAASAEKGSEHPLGEAIVKEAEDRKLTLKEINKFNAIPGHGIEVLIDEKNIFLGNKKLMKEKNVDISSLDAQSERLSNEGKTPMYISINSELKGIIAVADTVKENSKEAIEILHSMGIKVAMITGDNKNTANAIAKQVGIDIVLAEVLPEDKANEVEKLQKDGDKVGMVGDGINDAPALAKADIGIAIGSGTDVAIESADIVLMKSDLMDVPTAIKLSKATIRNIKENLAWAFGYNILGIPVAMGILHIFGGPLLNPMIAAGAMSFSSVSVLLNALRLRNFKA, from the coding sequence ATGCAAAAAAAAGCATTCAAAATTGAAGGAATGACATGTTCAGCTTGTGCCAATAGGGTGGAGAGAGTTGTTGGGAAATTAGATGGAGTAGAAAAATCAAATGTTAATTTTGCAACTGAAACTCTTAGTGTTGAATTTGATGAAAATAAATTACAAGATAAAGATATAGAAGAAAAAGTCGTAAAGGCTGGATATAGTGTTAAGAAAAATATAAAAATTTATAACTTAAAAGTAGAGGGAATGACATGTTCAGCATGCGCTAATAGAGTTGAAAGAGTAACTAAAAAGCTACAAGGAGTTCAAGAATCAAATGTTAATTTTGCAACTGAAAAGTTAACTATAGTTGTTGATGAAGATGTAGCAGGATATTCTGATATAAAAACTGCTGTAGAAAAAGCAGGTTATAAACTTGAAAAGGAAGATAAAGCTAAAGAGGATAAGAAAGAAAGTAATCCAGCTAAAGAATTATTAAATAGATTTATAATTTCTGTGATATTAACAGTGCCATTATTAATAATTAGTATGGGGCATATGGTTGGAATGCATCTTCCGAGTATAATTGATCCTATGATTAATCCATTGAATTTTGCTTTAATACAAATAGCATTAACTCTTCCGGTTATGTTAGTTGGTTATAAGTTTTATAAAGTAGGAATAAAGAATCTTTTTAAATTAAGTCCTAATATGGATTCATTAATATCAATAGGAACCTTAGCAGCATTTCTATACGGAATATTTGCAATTGTTAAGATAAATCAAGGGAATAGTGAATATGCTATGCACTTATACTTTGAATCAGCAGCAGTAATATTAACATTAATAACACTTGGAAAATATCTAGAGGCTGTATCAAAGGGAAAAACATCTCAAGCAATAAAAGCATTAATGGGCTTAGCTCCAAAAAATGCTACAGTTATAAGAAATGGGGGAGAATCTATTATTCCAATTGAAGAAGTTGTTGCTGGAGATATTGTTTTAGTAAAACCAGGAGAAAAATTACCAGTAGATGGTGAAGTAATAGAAGGAAGTACATCAATTGATGAATCTATGCTTACTGGTGAAAGTATTCCTGTGGAAAAGGAAATAGGAAGTACTGTAATTGGAGCAAGTATAAATAAAACTGGATTTATTAAATATAAAGCAACTAAGGTGGGTAAAGATACTGCATTAGCTCAAATTGTTAAATTAGTTGAGGAAGCTCAAGGATCAAAAGCACCTATAGCAAAATTAGCAGATGTTATTTCAGCATATTTTGTACCTATAGTTATAGGTTTAGCTGTAATAGCAGCAGTTGCATGGCTTATAGCAGGAGAATCAATGATATTTGCTTTAACTATATTTATATCTGTATTAGTAATAGCATGTCCTTGTGCATTGGGACTTGCAACTCCAACAGCAATTATGGTTGGAACAGGGAAAGGTGCAGAAAATGGAGTTTTAATAAAAGGTGGAGAAGCATTAGAGACAACATATAAATTAAACACAATAGTATTTGATAAAACAGGAACTATAACTGAAGGAAAACCTAAAGTTACAGATATTTTAGTTAATAATATAACTGAGAATGAAATATTAAGCTTAGCAGCAAGTGCTGAAAAGGGGTCAGAGCATCCACTTGGTGAAGCAATTGTAAAAGAAGCTGAAGATAGAAAATTAACATTAAAGGAAATTAATAAATTTAATGCAATCCCAGGTCATGGTATAGAGGTGTTAATTGACGAAAAAAATATTTTCCTGGGAAATAAGAAATTAATGAAAGAAAAAAATGTAGATATATCGTCGTTAGATGCACAATCAGAAAGATTGTCTAATGAGGGAAAAACTCCTATGTATATATCAATAAATTCTGAATTAAAAGGCATAATAGCTGTTGCTGATACTGTAAAAGAAAATAGTAAAGAAGCTATAGAAATATTACATTCAATGGGAATAAAAGTTGCAATGATTACAGGCGATAATAAGAATACTGCAAATGCAATAGCAAAGCAGGTAGGAATAGATATAGTTTTAGCAGAAGTATTACCAGAAGATAAAGCAAATGAAGTAGAAAAATTACAAAAAGACGGAGATAAAGTTGGAATGGTTGGAGATGGAATAAATGATGCTCCAGCTCTTGCTAAAGCTGATATTGGTATAGCAATTGGTTCGGGAACTGATGTAGCAATTGAATCAGCAGATATAGTTCTTATGAAAAGTGATTTAATGGATGTTCCTACAGCAATAAAGTTAAGTAAAGCAACTATTAGAAATATAAAAGAAAATTTAGCTTGGGCATTTGGTTATAATATATTAGGAATACCAGTAGCTATGGGAATACTACATATATTTGGTGGACCATTGCTAAATCCTATGATAGCTGCAGGTGCTATGAGTTTCAGTTCTGTATCAGTATTATTAAATGCGCTAAGATTAAGGAACTTTAAAGCTTAA
- a CDS encoding ABC-2 transporter permease: MNAINYLKFDFRIIKGNIKYYSLFLIAFAVSMFNYEISINAMSYLFFILIIVAILPFSSEGNQKSREMYYMFPSKISSMVMGRYLYLTIINIMVWTIEIFTMIHFYSIGVVNIEEIILICFAGISSTIICIIQYSIYYKFGMEKGKVIMMLVYMVPAFLIFSLPSVLKQTIIPNDILNLIVANKIILGSLSIFIVMCIGITSYLISCSICKNKEI; the protein is encoded by the coding sequence ATGAATGCTATAAATTATTTGAAATTTGATTTTAGAATAATAAAAGGAAATATAAAGTATTATTCATTATTTTTAATAGCTTTTGCTGTATCTATGTTTAATTATGAGATATCAATAAATGCAATGAGTTATTTATTTTTTATTTTGATTATTGTTGCCATATTACCATTTAGTTCAGAAGGTAACCAAAAAAGTAGAGAAATGTATTATATGTTTCCATCTAAAATATCAAGTATGGTAATGGGGAGATATCTATATTTAACAATAATAAACATTATGGTATGGACTATAGAAATTTTTACAATGATACATTTTTATAGCATAGGTGTAGTTAATATAGAAGAAATTATTTTGATATGTTTTGCTGGAATAAGTTCAACAATTATATGTATTATTCAATATTCAATTTATTATAAGTTTGGTATGGAAAAGGGTAAAGTTATTATGATGTTAGTATATATGGTTCCAGCATTTTTAATATTTTCATTACCATCTGTATTAAAACAAACTATAATTCCTAACGATATATTAAATCTTATTGTAGCAAATAAAATAATATTAGGAAGTCTATCTATTTTTATAGTAATGTGTATAGGAATTACATCATATTTAATATCATGTTCAATTTGTAAAAATAAAGAGATATAA
- the bcp gene encoding thioredoxin-dependent thiol peroxidase, giving the protein MINVGELAPNFSLQGCDEKIHSLNDYKGKKVILYFYPKDNTPGCTTEACDFRDNYNIIENKNTVVIGISKDNLNSHNRFISKFNLPFILLSDEEKTVCNLYGVIKEKNMFGKKVLGIERSTFIIDENGILIKEFRKVKVKGHIEEVLSNI; this is encoded by the coding sequence ATGATTAATGTAGGTGAACTAGCTCCTAATTTTTCTCTTCAAGGGTGTGATGAAAAAATTCACAGTTTAAATGATTATAAAGGTAAAAAAGTGATTTTATATTTTTATCCGAAAGATAATACACCTGGATGCACAACTGAGGCTTGTGATTTCAGAGATAATTATAATATTATTGAAAATAAAAATACTGTAGTTATCGGAATAAGTAAGGATAATTTAAATTCACATAATAGATTTATAAGCAAATTTAATTTACCATTTATCTTATTAAGTGATGAGGAAAAAACCGTTTGCAATTTATACGGTGTTATAAAAGAAAAAAATATGTTTGGAAAAAAAGTCCTTGGTATTGAAAGAAGTACTTTTATAATCGATGAGAATGGAATACTTATTAAAGAGTTTAGAAAAGTTAAAGTTAAAGGACATATTGAAGAAGTATTATCCAATATATAG
- a CDS encoding GntR family transcriptional regulator encodes MKILLSNKSDLPIYEQIKTQIKEQIMSGRIAENEFLPSIRQLAKDLGISVITTTRAYSDLEEEGFIATIRGKGSFVLPKDNEMVREQYLKRIEEGFTTAIENAKLANVSNKELILILENLMGDDK; translated from the coding sequence TTGAAGATATTATTATCTAATAAATCTGATTTACCTATTTATGAGCAGATAAAGACACAAATTAAGGAACAAATAATGTCTGGTAGAATTGCTGAAAATGAATTTTTACCATCAATAAGGCAATTGGCTAAAGATTTAGGTATAAGTGTTATTACAACAACTAGGGCATATTCAGATTTAGAAGAAGAAGGATTTATAGCAACTATTAGAGGAAAGGGGAGTTTTGTACTTCCCAAAGACAACGAAATGGTAAGAGAGCAGTATTTAAAACGAATAGAAGAAGGATTTACTACTGCAATTGAAAATGCGAAATTGGCAAATGTTTCAAATAAAGAACTTATTCTTATTTTAGAAAATTTGATGGGGGATGATAAGTAA
- a CDS encoding ABC transporter ATP-binding protein produces MNALEIKSLNKKFKDFSLEDINLSLPKGYILGYVGQNGAGKTTTIKLIMQHLRADSGEISVFGKKYKGNEIEFKDMIGFVGDECYFPSCFKMKDVINTLKDFYPSFNTDKFNHYIDLWELPKDKKIKDFSKGMKIKLIFASIFARKTKLLILDEPTSGLDPVIRNEILELLQEYIEDGEKSVLFSTHITSDLEKIADYIFFINKGKMIFNDTKDNILEKHLVVKGGIEDLTWDIKEKLIGYKESSIGFKGLIYDKDREDLNDELLIEKPSIEEIIIFYINKGREAK; encoded by the coding sequence ATGAATGCACTTGAAATAAAAAGTTTAAATAAAAAGTTTAAAGATTTTAGTTTAGAAGATATAAATTTAAGCTTACCTAAGGGGTATATATTAGGATATGTAGGACAAAATGGGGCTGGAAAAACCACAACTATAAAACTCATTATGCAGCATCTAAGGGCAGATAGTGGAGAAATAAGTGTATTTGGAAAGAAGTACAAAGGAAATGAAATTGAATTTAAAGATATGATTGGATTTGTAGGTGACGAATGTTATTTTCCAAGCTGCTTCAAGATGAAAGATGTAATTAATACATTGAAAGATTTTTATCCATCATTTAATACAGATAAATTTAATCATTATATAGATTTATGGGAATTGCCAAAGGATAAAAAAATTAAAGATTTTTCAAAAGGTATGAAAATAAAATTAATATTTGCTAGCATATTTGCAAGAAAAACTAAATTGCTTATATTAGATGAACCAACAAGTGGACTTGATCCTGTTATTAGAAATGAAATTTTAGAGTTACTACAAGAATATATAGAGGATGGGGAAAAGAGTGTATTATTTTCTACTCATATTACAAGTGATTTAGAAAAGATAGCTGATTATATATTTTTTATAAATAAAGGAAAGATGATATTTAATGATACTAAAGACAATATATTAGAAAAACATTTAGTAGTAAAAGGTGGTATAGAAGACTTAACATGGGATATAAAAGAAAAATTAATAGGATATAAAGAATCAAGTATTGGATTTAAAGGATTGATATATGATAAGGATAGAGAAGATTTAAATGATGAATTATTAATTGAAAAACCATCTATTGAAGAAATAATTATATTTTATATAAATAAGGGAAGGGAGGCTAAATAA
- a CDS encoding prepilin peptidase: MNCILVIIIGLVIGSFLNVCVYRIPLGQSISYPPSHCGTCNNNLKPMDLIPVLSYLFLRGKCRYCKGKISIRYPLIEILNSILYIVIFLNYGLTLEFFKYSILSSLLIVIGIIDYKTQDIYTVTIIFGIICSIIFMAVDFFVNKNTISTYVLGGLIGFAALAIIVIITKGMGIGDAEITLVCGLFLGIKGVIVTLFLGIIIGGIVAIIILALKLKDAKDAMAFGPCLSIGAIMYILWGDTIINAYLKMVGII; the protein is encoded by the coding sequence TTGAATTGTATATTGGTAATTATAATAGGATTAGTAATAGGTAGTTTTTTAAATGTATGTGTTTATAGAATTCCACTTGGACAATCAATTTCTTATCCACCATCTCACTGTGGAACTTGTAATAATAACTTAAAACCTATGGACTTAATACCAGTTTTAAGTTATTTATTCTTAAGGGGAAAATGTAGGTATTGTAAGGGGAAAATCTCAATAAGGTATCCTTTAATAGAGATACTTAACTCTATTTTATACATTGTTATATTTTTAAATTATGGATTAACTTTAGAATTTTTTAAATATAGTATATTAAGTTCATTATTAATTGTAATAGGAATAATAGATTATAAAACTCAAGATATATATACAGTGACAATAATATTTGGAATAATATGTAGCATAATATTTATGGCAGTAGATTTTTTTGTCAATAAAAATACAATTTCAACTTATGTTTTAGGTGGATTAATTGGATTTGCAGCATTAGCAATCATAGTAATTATAACTAAAGGGATGGGTATTGGAGATGCAGAAATTACACTAGTTTGTGGTTTATTTTTAGGAATAAAGGGAGTAATTGTAACTTTATTTTTAGGAATCATAATAGGAGGAATTGTTGCAATTATTATTTTAGCTTTAAAACTAAAAGATGCAAAAGATGCCATGGCATTTGGTCCATGTTTATCTATAGGCGCAATTATGTACATACTATGGGGAGATACAATAATAAATGCTTATTTAAAAATGGTAGGTATAATATAA
- a CDS encoding metal-sensing transcriptional repressor — MSEERKKALQSLKTAKGQIEGIIKMIEDDRYCIDVANQILAAQSLLKKADLMILQGHLRHCVKEACLNNNPDEKIEEMNKVLEKIISK; from the coding sequence ATGAGTGAAGAAAGAAAAAAAGCATTACAATCTTTAAAAACAGCCAAGGGACAAATTGAAGGAATAATAAAAATGATAGAAGATGACAGGTATTGTATAGATGTAGCAAATCAAATATTAGCGGCACAATCATTACTTAAAAAAGCTGATTTAATGATATTACAAGGACATTTGCGTCATTGTGTTAAGGAAGCATGTTTAAATAATAATCCAGATGAAAAAATAGAAGAAATGAATAAAGTATTAGAAAAAATAATTTCTAAATAG
- the phnD gene encoding phosphate/phosphite/phosphonate ABC transporter substrate-binding protein, whose translation MKLNKYLFPIILGILCNVFISFGTDNSVIELSLSLITLLIIISYLYYCDKYKSSENINDNDLSNDRETVFKNVHSMIETMGFDVEHLLWISKQSKEAFSHLVEKNKVISDFSTTNLACIETVESGIHEVVSSCEKIDDSISTVESETNDTFTVLEKSKTSISNIISLLSEMKTISDDSLEINSKLHDSSKSIIKFVEYIHDISSQTNLLALNASIEAARAGEAGRGFAVVANEIRKLADETDKFAREIDDIVKDLLGNITDTNSATENSKKTINELDCISNETIKILSDSYVAMGHIKNSILNLTDVSKSNTQVAFDIEQALTHLTHTIEDTNKETLDSIDMIERHENKTEQLLDYCAALSSVSENLQYQMSHLKGENEVIVGINPFTSPADIKKMYLPILERLLKGINLTPRMIIVKDYDALSDQIKKGTIDMGWFSPFAYVIAKNKANVTPLVTPRVNGKTSYNGYIIANKNSGIKTLQDLKNKNFAYVDKNSASGYLYARHILKANKINPDKLFSDVSFAGSHDNVINGVLNGSFDAGATYNEALDKAKENGINLNDLIIVSMTDNIQKDAIAVSPNMDLSRAEAIKDAFVNFNNFQGITTPVNGFVEANDNDYNLIRSVMKD comes from the coding sequence ATGAAATTAAATAAGTACTTATTTCCAATAATATTAGGTATATTATGCAATGTCTTTATATCTTTTGGTACAGATAACTCTGTTATAGAATTGTCTTTATCACTAATTACTTTGCTTATAATAATTTCTTATTTATATTACTGTGATAAATATAAATCTAGCGAAAACATCAATGATAACGATTTATCTAATGATAGGGAAACAGTTTTTAAAAATGTACACTCTATGATTGAAACAATGGGATTTGATGTTGAGCATCTTTTATGGATATCAAAACAAAGTAAAGAAGCATTTTCTCATTTAGTTGAAAAAAATAAAGTTATCTCTGATTTTTCTACTACTAACTTAGCATGTATTGAAACTGTTGAATCTGGTATACATGAAGTTGTTTCTAGTTGTGAAAAAATCGATGACAGTATTTCAACTGTTGAATCTGAAACAAATGATACTTTTACAGTACTTGAAAAAAGCAAAACATCTATTAGTAACATAATTTCATTATTATCAGAAATGAAAACAATTTCTGATGATTCTTTAGAAATCAATTCAAAATTACATGACTCCTCAAAAAGTATAATTAAATTTGTTGAATATATACATGATATTTCTAGTCAAACAAATTTACTTGCTTTAAATGCATCAATTGAAGCTGCTCGTGCTGGTGAAGCTGGAAGGGGCTTTGCTGTTGTTGCTAATGAAATACGGAAGCTTGCTGATGAAACAGATAAATTTGCAAGAGAAATAGATGATATAGTTAAAGATCTTCTTGGTAATATAACTGATACAAATTCAGCTACTGAGAATTCTAAAAAAACAATAAATGAACTTGATTGTATTTCTAATGAAACTATTAAAATTTTATCTGATAGTTATGTTGCTATGGGACATATTAAAAATTCTATTTTGAATTTAACCGATGTATCAAAATCAAATACTCAAGTTGCATTTGATATCGAACAAGCTCTTACACATTTAACTCATACTATAGAGGATACAAATAAAGAAACTCTTGATTCAATCGATATGATTGAAAGACATGAAAATAAGACTGAACAATTACTTGATTATTGCGCTGCACTAAGTAGTGTATCTGAAAATTTACAATATCAAATGAGTCACCTTAAAGGTGAAAATGAAGTTATTGTTGGTATTAATCCTTTCACTTCTCCTGCCGATATAAAGAAGATGTACCTTCCTATTCTAGAAAGATTACTTAAAGGAATCAATTTAACTCCAAGAATGATAATTGTTAAAGATTATGACGCTCTTAGTGACCAAATAAAAAAAGGTACTATTGATATGGGTTGGTTCTCACCATTTGCCTATGTTATAGCTAAAAATAAAGCAAATGTAACTCCTTTAGTAACTCCTAGAGTTAATGGAAAAACTTCTTATAATGGATATATAATTGCTAATAAAAATTCTGGAATTAAAACTTTACAAGATTTGAAAAATAAGAATTTTGCTTATGTAGATAAAAATAGTGCTTCAGGTTACTTATATGCTAGACATATATTAAAAGCAAACAAAATAAATCCTGATAAATTATTTTCTGATGTTTCCTTTGCAGGAAGCCATGACAATGTTATCAACGGAGTTTTAAATGGATCATTTGATGCTGGTGCAACTTATAATGAAGCCCTTGATAAGGCAAAAGAAAATGGCATTAATTTAAATGATTTAATTATAGTTTCCATGACTGATAACATTCAAAAAGATGCTATTGCAGTTAGTCCAAATATGGATTTAAGCAGAGCAGAAGCTATTAAAGATGCTTTTGTAAACTTCAATAATTTTCAAGGTATAACTACACCTGTTAATGGATTCGTTGAAGCAAATGATAATGACTATAACTTAATTAGATCAGTTATGAAAGACTAA
- a CDS encoding amidohydrolase: protein MINDKLLEKIDNLEEELINLYHILHQNPELSNEEFETTNMIKKLLQEVEIDILHTDLKTGLIAEVKGNPNGPIIAIRCDIDALPINEENSLSYKSKNNGKMHACGHDFHMAAILGAAYLIKKSQRDLIGTVRFIFEPSEESSNGAKKIINTGALENVEAIFGLHNVPNLDVGVMGIKPGAMTAAVDRFEIKILGRGSHAAKPEKSVDPIIISSNIINALQTIISRNVNPINDALLSITHIESGNSWNIIPDYAYMEGTVRTLDKETRNLIPKRMSNIINGIAESFGGKAEFIWHEGHPATNNEKEWVSIASQIGRRMGYKVGENSMGLEGEDFAYYQETIPGAFIIFGIGKSIAHHNPKFSVDENAILNCAKYFANLSEEALSILVKKRHKS from the coding sequence ATGATTAATGATAAATTGTTAGAGAAAATAGATAATTTAGAAGAGGAACTTATAAACTTATATCATATTTTACATCAAAATCCAGAACTATCGAATGAAGAGTTTGAAACTACGAATATGATAAAGAAATTATTACAAGAAGTAGAGATAGATATTTTACATACTGATTTAAAGACAGGCCTTATAGCTGAAGTTAAAGGGAATCCAAATGGACCAATAATTGCAATAAGATGCGATATAGATGCGTTACCTATAAATGAGGAAAATAGTTTATCTTATAAATCTAAAAATAATGGTAAAATGCATGCATGTGGTCATGATTTTCATATGGCAGCAATTTTAGGGGCAGCTTATTTAATAAAGAAAAGTCAAAGAGATTTAATTGGAACAGTTAGATTTATATTTGAGCCTAGTGAAGAAAGTTCAAATGGGGCTAAAAAAATAATTAATACAGGTGCTCTAGAAAATGTAGAGGCTATTTTTGGTCTGCATAATGTTCCTAATTTAGACGTTGGTGTGATGGGAATAAAACCAGGGGCAATGACAGCTGCAGTGGATAGATTTGAAATTAAAATATTGGGGCGTGGTAGTCATGCAGCAAAGCCAGAAAAAAGCGTTGATCCAATTATAATATCATCAAATATTATAAATGCTTTACAAACTATTATAAGTAGAAATGTAAATCCAATTAATGATGCACTTTTAAGTATAACTCATATAGAAAGCGGAAATTCATGGAATATAATACCTGACTATGCTTATATGGAAGGGACTGTTAGAACTTTAGATAAAGAAACAAGAAATCTGATTCCTAAAAGAATGAGTAATATTATTAATGGAATAGCAGAATCATTCGGAGGAAAGGCTGAATTTATATGGCATGAGGGACACCCAGCTACGAATAATGAAAAAGAATGGGTAAGTATTGCATCACAGATAGGAAGAAGAATGGGATATAAAGTAGGTGAAAATTCAATGGGATTAGAAGGTGAAGATTTTGCTTATTATCAAGAAACTATTCCAGGTGCATTTATAATTTTTGGAATAGGTAAATCAATTGCACATCATAATCCTAAATTTTCTGTAGATGAAAATGCTATATTAAATTGTGCAAAATATTTTGCAAATTTATCAGAAGAAGCATTATCTATATTAGTTAAGAAAAGACACAAATCATAG